A single genomic interval of Thermodesulfatator atlanticus DSM 21156 harbors:
- a CDS encoding DUF3373 domain-containing protein, with translation MSRLMGVFLAFLLLLPVGVWAAKPSTEELMKRIEELSRELEVLKKQLKEVKASQEEQAEVVEETSDYLETVKNNMGKFKIWGDIRTRVDSTRAKVAPSYWSYFNGFYYVGAPYYRMLPMIDMADPGHGQLQEGYKENDTIWTNRMRLNFKVNPTENVNVKVRLAYYKIWGMSDDYVSPELFPSMSNNFTFGVRPSDSRLYVDRAYFNWTNIADLPIWISFGRRPTTHGAPSHLREGLDKREASPAGINIDVPFDGATIGYQYTWPWPGRIRFCYGRGFESGFKMPIDRAKDDIDFYGFVWDVLDDKDRNMMLILQLFKAEGVMDFPEGTWVMSKLGPMHVTTNHNLGDIYEIGATWLHKVDIPYLGLDGVDYFVSLGLSITDPDKLGAMPVYVYDSNAQSGQEMNMYYTLLGGFSLADPSAVDTSTHTGWAVYLGARIPVPQVPGGKLGLEYNYGSKWWMPFMVATDDVYFNKLATRGHVGEIYWIQDLPAGEALSEYARVFLRLGFQYYWFNYSGSGSWLGEPHEINELDDMTAYGPAYSQMFIPLDHMYNFYMSFEVFF, from the coding sequence ATGAGTCGCTTGATGGGAGTTTTTTTGGCCTTTCTCTTGCTGTTACCAGTTGGTGTATGGGCGGCAAAGCCTTCTACAGAGGAACTAATGAAACGTATTGAGGAGCTTTCCCGCGAGCTTGAGGTCTTAAAAAAACAGCTCAAAGAAGTAAAAGCCAGCCAGGAAGAACAGGCCGAAGTGGTCGAAGAGACAAGTGATTACCTGGAAACCGTAAAAAACAATATGGGGAAATTCAAAATCTGGGGCGATATCCGCACAAGAGTGGATTCAACCAGGGCCAAAGTGGCGCCTAGCTACTGGAGTTATTTTAACGGCTTTTACTACGTGGGGGCCCCTTATTATCGTATGCTCCCTATGATTGATATGGCAGACCCCGGCCACGGACAACTTCAAGAAGGTTATAAAGAAAACGATACCATCTGGACTAACCGCATGCGCCTTAACTTTAAAGTTAATCCCACGGAGAACGTAAATGTCAAAGTTAGGCTAGCGTATTACAAAATATGGGGGATGTCTGACGACTATGTTTCCCCTGAGCTTTTCCCATCTATGAGCAACAATTTTACTTTTGGCGTGCGTCCGTCAGATAGTCGTCTTTACGTTGACCGTGCCTACTTTAACTGGACTAACATTGCTGATTTGCCAATCTGGATTTCTTTTGGACGTCGTCCCACCACCCACGGTGCACCGAGCCACCTGCGTGAAGGGCTTGATAAGCGTGAAGCATCTCCAGCTGGCATTAACATAGACGTACCTTTTGATGGGGCTACTATTGGTTATCAATACACCTGGCCCTGGCCTGGTAGGATCCGCTTTTGTTATGGTCGTGGCTTTGAGTCTGGCTTTAAAATGCCCATAGATCGCGCCAAGGATGATATTGATTTTTATGGCTTTGTCTGGGATGTATTAGACGACAAAGACCGTAATATGATGTTAATACTCCAGCTCTTTAAGGCCGAAGGGGTAATGGACTTTCCGGAAGGGACCTGGGTGATGTCTAAACTTGGTCCCATGCATGTCACTACCAACCACAATCTTGGCGACATTTACGAGATCGGGGCAACCTGGCTACATAAAGTCGATATTCCTTATCTTGGCCTGGACGGAGTTGACTATTTTGTGTCATTGGGCCTTTCTATTACAGACCCGGATAAACTCGGTGCCATGCCAGTTTATGTGTACGACTCAAATGCCCAAAGTGGGCAGGAAATGAATATGTATTACACTTTGCTTGGCGGCTTTTCTTTAGCAGATCCTTCAGCGGTTGATACCTCGACCCATACAGGTTGGGCGGTTTATTTGGGGGCCAGGATTCCTGTTCCGCAGGTTCCTGGTGGGAAGCTCGGGCTTGAATACAACTATGGCTCCAAATGGTGGATGCCCTTTATGGTGGCCACAGATGACGTTTATTTCAACAAGCTTGCCACCAGGGGCCATGTGGGTGAAATTTACTGGATCCAGGATTTGCCAGCAGGCGAAGCGCTTTCTGAATATGCTAGGGTTTTCCTACGCTTGGGCTTTCAATATTACTGGTTTAATTACAGCGGAAGTGGCTCCTGGCTCGGAGAACCCCATGAAATTAACGAGCTTGATGATATGACAGCCTACGGGCCAGCGTATTCACAGATGTTTATTCCTCTTGATCACATGTATAACTTCTACATGTCCTTTGAGGTGTTCTTCTAA
- a CDS encoding radical SAM protein, translating to MPHILLSDMPQEKVLDVSEIFVSLQGEGTLAGIPTFFVRLSGCNLRCNWCDTSYAQKPSKNFISIEEIVRHWEKAGKIPYVQITGGEPLLQENVYDLMDFFLKEGVTLLLETNGSISLRKVPKEVIKILDLKTPSSGMTPYMRYENLAYLGTKDQVKFVIADRVDYEWAKKRMSLYYLPVYTQVLFSPAWGLMNPQELANWIIEERLPVRFQLQLHKILWGEKRGV from the coding sequence GTGCCTCATATCTTGCTGAGTGATATGCCCCAAGAAAAAGTCCTTGATGTCTCTGAAATTTTTGTAAGTCTGCAAGGAGAAGGAACCCTCGCTGGTATCCCGACTTTTTTCGTAAGACTTTCTGGTTGTAACCTGAGGTGCAACTGGTGTGACACCTCTTATGCCCAAAAACCAAGTAAAAACTTCATTTCCATTGAAGAAATAGTCAGACACTGGGAAAAAGCCGGCAAAATCCCTTATGTCCAGATAACCGGTGGAGAACCACTTTTACAGGAAAATGTTTATGATCTCATGGATTTTTTCCTGAAAGAGGGCGTAACTCTTCTTCTTGAAACCAATGGCAGCATTTCTCTTCGAAAAGTACCGAAAGAGGTCATAAAAATACTTGACTTAAAAACCCCCTCTTCGGGCATGACTCCGTACATGCGCTATGAAAATCTTGCTTATCTCGGCACAAAAGACCAGGTGAAATTCGTTATAGCGGACAGGGTAGATTACGAATGGGCCAAAAAAAGAATGAGTCTTTACTATTTGCCAGTTTATACCCAGGTACTCTTTTCCCCGGCCTGGGGGCTAATGAATCCGCAAGAGCTTGCCAATTGGATAATTGAAGAAAGACTCCCTGTGCGCTTTCAGTTACAACTTCATAAGATCCTCTGGGGTGAAAAACGCGGGGTATAA
- the queD gene encoding 6-carboxytetrahydropterin synthase QueD has translation MFELTVKDEFAAAHYLRNYPGACERPHGHNWKVEIAVCGTELNEIHVLIDFKDLKRFLKEVLEELDHRDLNEHPAFQDKNPSSENIARFIFENLKEKLAPYPVKLVRVSVWETERSCASYLAE, from the coding sequence ATGTTTGAACTCACCGTTAAAGATGAATTTGCAGCAGCACACTATTTGCGCAATTACCCTGGTGCCTGTGAACGCCCTCACGGCCATAACTGGAAAGTAGAAATCGCTGTTTGCGGCACAGAGCTTAACGAAATACACGTCCTGATTGATTTTAAAGACTTAAAACGCTTTCTTAAAGAAGTCCTTGAGGAATTAGATCATCGCGATCTAAACGAGCACCCAGCTTTTCAAGACAAAAATCCATCCTCTGAAAATATCGCGCGCTTCATTTTTGAAAACCTTAAAGAAAAACTCGCTCCGTATCCGGTAAAGCTTGTACGTGTTTCCGTATGGGAGACTGAACGCTCCTGTGCCTCATATCTTGCTGAGTGA
- a CDS encoding peptide-binding protein has translation MRKVFLIIFALFVFAFPAKAQDYGDALVIGSIGDASILIPMLATDAPSHEVAGLIFNGLVKYDKNLNLVGDLAERYEVTNGGKTITFYLRKGVKWHDGKEFTAQDVLFGFNLIRNPKTPTAYAGDFLEVEKAEVLGKYIFRVHYKKPFAPALGSWGNLVVLPKHILEGKDITKTDFGRHPIGTGPFMFQSWRPQEKIVLKAYDNYFQGRPYLNYIIFRVIPDPTTMFMELKAEGIDWMGLTPLQYARQTNSPSFLARFNKYRYLSFSYTYLGYNLRHPLFKDKRVRQAISYAINKREIIDGVLYGLGVEATGPYKPDTWFYNPHVKRYPYNPEKALALLHEAGWRDTDGDGILDKDGKPFEFTVLTNQGNTSRLLTAQVIQYRLAQIGIKMHIRTVEWTAFIKEFIDKRRFEAVILGWTTSTEPDVYDIWHSSKIKPPGLNFIGYKNPEVDKLLEEGRRTFDREKRKRIYFRFQEILAEDQPYTFLYVPMSLPCIHKRFKGIKPAPIGISYNIERWWVPKDQQKYLMP, from the coding sequence ATGAGGAAAGTCTTTTTAATCATATTTGCGCTTTTTGTGTTTGCGTTTCCGGCAAAGGCCCAGGACTATGGCGATGCTCTGGTTATAGGCTCAATTGGTGATGCGAGCATTCTTATCCCTATGCTTGCCACGGATGCTCCGAGTCACGAGGTAGCAGGTCTTATTTTTAACGGCCTCGTTAAATACGACAAAAATCTTAATCTTGTTGGGGACCTGGCAGAGCGATACGAGGTAACCAACGGCGGCAAAACGATTACTTTTTACCTTCGTAAGGGTGTCAAATGGCACGACGGAAAGGAATTTACCGCTCAAGACGTGCTTTTTGGCTTCAACCTCATTCGCAATCCCAAGACCCCTACGGCTTATGCCGGCGATTTCCTGGAAGTAGAAAAAGCAGAAGTCCTTGGGAAATATATCTTTCGGGTGCATTATAAAAAGCCCTTTGCTCCTGCCCTTGGTTCCTGGGGGAATTTGGTAGTGCTTCCCAAGCATATCCTTGAGGGAAAAGACATTACCAAAACAGACTTTGGCAGGCATCCTATCGGCACAGGGCCTTTTATGTTTCAGTCATGGCGTCCGCAGGAAAAAATCGTCCTCAAGGCCTATGACAACTATTTTCAAGGTCGGCCTTACCTTAATTACATTATCTTTCGTGTAATTCCAGATCCAACGACCATGTTTATGGAACTTAAAGCAGAAGGGATCGATTGGATGGGGCTAACCCCTCTTCAATATGCCCGTCAGACTAATTCTCCGTCTTTCTTGGCCCGTTTTAATAAATATCGCTATCTTTCATTCTCATATACCTACCTGGGTTACAATTTGCGCCATCCCTTGTTTAAAGACAAACGCGTGCGTCAGGCCATCTCCTACGCTATTAACAAGCGAGAGATTATAGACGGGGTGCTTTACGGGCTCGGGGTAGAGGCCACCGGACCTTATAAGCCTGACACCTGGTTTTATAATCCCCATGTAAAGCGCTATCCCTACAATCCTGAAAAGGCCCTGGCCTTGTTGCATGAGGCAGGCTGGCGGGATACCGATGGCGATGGCATCCTTGACAAAGACGGAAAACCTTTTGAGTTTACCGTGCTCACCAACCAGGGGAATACTTCCCGCCTTTTAACCGCGCAGGTGATCCAATATCGCCTGGCCCAGATAGGTATTAAGATGCACATTCGCACCGTGGAGTGGACGGCATTTATCAAAGAATTCATTGATAAAAGGCGCTTTGAAGCGGTAATTCTCGGCTGGACCACTTCCACCGAGCCAGATGTCTACGATATATGGCATTCAAGTAAGATTAAGCCGCCAGGGCTAAATTTTATTGGCTACAAGAACCCTGAAGTTGACAAACTTCTTGAAGAGGGTAGGCGCACGTTTGATAGAGAAAAGCGCAAGAGGATCTATTTTCGCTTTCAAGAAATTTTGGCAGAGGACCAACCTTATACCTTTCTATACGTGCCTATGAGTCTCCCCTGTATTCACAAGCGTTTTAAAGGTATAAAACCTGCGCCCATTGGTATCTCCTACAATATTGAACGCTGGTGGGTTCCCAAAGACCAACAGAAATACCTTATGCCTTAG
- a CDS encoding ATP-binding protein has translation MARCRKCRKKADIFIPHHRLPLCDAHFKEWFEEYLERTIKKFKMFPKTAKVLVAISGGKDSLALWQALTNLGFDTEGVFIDLGIEDFSIISRRVSENFAENIGKTLHVVSLKKETGISIPDLKARTQKYCSLCGSIKRYLLNRFARLNKFDVIVTGHNLDDEASSLLGNTINWHLKYLARKYPVLPEGNGFVKKAKPLCRFTSFEIKEYARRQNIEFLEERCPLSPEATRLVYAEIMDELEKRMPGTKIRFYMDYLRKVYPIFNERVEEFLEKPLTTCEFCGEPSVSSPCFVCKLKAEAKA, from the coding sequence ATGGCGCGTTGTCGGAAGTGTCGTAAAAAAGCAGATATCTTTATCCCTCACCACCGCCTGCCATTGTGTGATGCACATTTTAAAGAATGGTTCGAGGAATACCTTGAGCGTACTATCAAAAAATTTAAGATGTTTCCCAAAACGGCTAAAGTCCTGGTGGCCATCTCCGGGGGTAAAGACAGCCTGGCTCTCTGGCAAGCCCTTACCAATCTTGGTTTCGACACAGAAGGTGTCTTTATAGATCTTGGCATTGAAGATTTTTCTATTATTTCGCGCCGGGTATCAGAAAATTTTGCCGAAAACATAGGAAAGACCCTCCACGTGGTTTCCCTAAAAAAAGAAACAGGAATAAGTATCCCCGATCTCAAGGCTCGGACCCAAAAATATTGCTCTCTTTGCGGAAGCATTAAACGATACTTGCTCAATCGTTTTGCACGTCTGAATAAATTCGACGTTATCGTCACCGGTCATAACCTTGATGACGAGGCCTCCTCTCTGCTTGGCAACACCATCAACTGGCACTTAAAGTATCTAGCCAGGAAGTATCCTGTGCTTCCTGAAGGAAATGGCTTTGTTAAAAAGGCAAAGCCTCTTTGCCGATTCACCTCTTTTGAGATAAAAGAATACGCTAGAAGACAAAACATCGAATTTCTGGAAGAACGTTGCCCTCTTTCTCCAGAGGCCACGCGTTTGGTCTATGCCGAAATAATGGACGAGCTTGAAAAACGCATGCCTGGGACCAAAATTCGTTTTTACATGGACTATCTGCGCAAGGTCTATCCTATTTTTAACGAACGCGTAGAAGAATTCCTGGAAAAACCCCTTACTACCTGTGAGTTTTGTGGTGAGCCTTCGGTATCTTCTCCTTGTTTTGTATGTAAACTAAAGGCAGAAGCTAAGGCATAA